Within Ovis aries strain OAR_USU_Benz2616 breed Rambouillet chromosome 3, ARS-UI_Ramb_v3.0, whole genome shotgun sequence, the genomic segment CACACAGGCACCTTCACACCGTGAGTCTTCAACAGTTCCAAAGGTGTTCTTTCGTTGAAAAGCATGATCTTTTCAACAGATGGGACTTGAGCAATTAGATATTCAcatacaaaacaatgaatttgagTCTTtcaaagatctaaacataaaacaaacacaggagaaaatctttCTTAGATACAGCTCCCAAAGCATAAtccataaaaaaattaattgctggggacttccctgatggtccgggGGTTGAGAGCCTGCCTTGCAGCGCAGGGGACTCGGCTTTGGCCCCTGGTCTGGGCCCCACACCACAGCCGAGCGTGCACCGAGCGTGCACAGTGCCGGCGCGCGCTGCAGCCAAGACCCCACCGCCAGAGAAGTGTAAGTGAACAGATGCTTCACCAGTggagagaagcaaatggcaaagaAGCGCATAAAATGTTCAGTGTTGTCAGTCATTTAGGAGATGTCTGGTTGTTTacttgctgagtcatgtctgactctttgcaaccctatggactgtaacccaccaggctcctctttccatgggattctccaggcaagaatactggagagggttgccatgccctcctccaggggatcttcctgacccagggattgaaccaggggctcctgcattttcaagcagattctttaccactgagccagcagggaaacccacCTATTAATTAGAAGGGCTAAAATTGCAATGATGGACCTTCCCAAGTCTTGGtatgttctcttttttttattaaattactttggctgtgctgggcctcacCTCAGCACGCGGGCTTTCTCTGTTTTGGCGAGTAGGGACGGCTCCTGTTGCAGTGagtggcttctcactgcggcggccTCTGTCgttgcagaccacaggctctGGACCCGTGGGCCTCAGTGGTTGCCAtgtgcaggctcaggagttgtggtgtgAGAACTTAGTTGCTCAGagccatgtggggtcttcctggaccagggatcaaacccatcccctgcattggcaggcggattctttaccgctgagccaccgtgGACGTCCCGTGGTGCTTTCTCTCTGTGGTCTCTTTCTGACGCTTGGGGCTCGTAGTAGCACGTGCATGTCACTCCCAGGTCCCTGGTTTACCCCTCTCCCCTGTCGCTCGCCTTTGGGGACCGTAAGTGtgtgttctgtgtctgtgagtctgtttttgtttcgtAAATGAGTTTGTCGTCTTTCTTTGGATTCTGCCTGTAATCGACGCCGCGTTtctgtctggcttccttcacctGCTCTGTTCCTGTCCAGGCCCATCTGTGTTGCCACCGCAGCGTTATTCCATCGCTCAGTGGCCACGTAGTCCTGCACATGTCATGTCGCGCCTCCTTCACCCGCTCACCTGTTGACGGGGACTCAGGTTGCGTCCACGTGTTGGCCGTGGCTGCTGCGAGCACTGGGGTGCGTGTGTCCTTTCACATCGGTGCTTCCTCCAGATGTGTGCCCGGGGGTGGGACTGCAGAGTCGTGTGGCAGCTGTCAGTGGtcttttaaggagcctccatattgctctccatagtggctgcgccAGCTTACCTCCCGCCAGCAGTGGGGCCGGgctccctctccccacacccGCCGCCATGGATCATTGGTAGGCTGTTGGATCATGGCCCTGTGACCAGCGTGAGGTCGtgtcattttctatttctctgattactagtgatgttgagcatcttttcatgtgccttttggccatctgtatgtctcctttggggaaatgtctattcagaggatatcttctttcttttttttttttaccaccaccaggattttattcttaaataaatgctcAGCCTCAAGCCTGGTTAGGCAGACATCAGAAGAAGGCAGATCGCAGGCCCCTCGTCCGTGGCAGCAGTGGGGATGGCCCAGAGAGGCAGAGACTCTGAGAAGGTAAGCAGGGTGCTCGGGGCAGGAGAGGCCACCAGAGAGGGTGTCTCGTCCTGTGGCCGGGTTGTAAGTCAAGGAGCAAGCTTTTCTGCTTCACTTGACCATTTTGGAATTTCTCTCACACATATAGAGGCCGACGTATCCATGACTCTGGATGTGAAAGGTGAGCGGGTCCTTTGTCTTACTTGGTTCCATATGTTGTAGATGACGCAGAAGGAGCACCATGCTATCAAGCCGCCAGCATTCCCCCGTCCGAGACCAGCAGGTCCACCCCATGTGCGCGCGCGTCTGCACAGCGATGCTTTTAGCGGGAGAGCTCCAGCAGCGGCATGAAGTGACATGCTCATGAGTTCGCCCGTCCGCTGCTCGGTGAGATTCATGATTAGCCATATTCATAAACATCCTCAGAGAGAGTTCTTCAGCCAGAACCGGATAGTTATGGTTAGTCATGGAGAGCCGCCGGGAGCCTCGTCCCCAAGGAGCAGGTGATTCGGAGAACACGAACTCGAAAATAGAGGAAGATGACTCCCAAACCCCTGATCACAGTGTGCAGAGAATGGACGTTGGAAGCCAGCTGGAGGACGGGAGGCAGGCGGGCCGCGGCCAGGAGCAGGCCGAGGGCGGCGGCGTGGGCTGCGCAGGCCAGCCCGCCGGGCGGCGCGCCTCCCCGGAGCCCGAGGACGACTACGGGGCGCTGCTGGCGCAGTACAGCAGCACGCTGTACAGCGTGGCCATGGAGGCCGTGACGCAGAGCCTGCTCGCCGGCCGCGGCCTGGGCTCCAGGAAGAAGTCCCCGGCCTGGAAGCACTTTTTCATCTCGCCGCGGGACAGCACCAAGGCCGTGTGCACCTACTGCATGAAGGAGTTCAGCCGCGGCAAGAACGAGAAGGACCTGAGCACCAGCTGCCTCATGCGGCACGTGCGCAGGGCGCACCCCAGCGCACTGGCGGCGGACCCCGCCTCGGCGCCGCGCCCCGTGCCCGCCGACGCCGGGGCAGCCGCCAAGGGCCTGGCTCCCCCCCAGGCCATGGAGGACGCCGGTTCCGCGGTTTCTTCCGAAGAGGCCGCCTCCGACGCACTGGCCTCGGAGAGGTACGGCCGGGAGGAGGGCCCGGCGGGGCCGCCCCCGCACGCGCGCGCCCTGCGCTGCAGCGAGCCTGCCGAGAGCGGGGCGGAGAAGAGCCTGTCCCTGCCGCGGAGCGGGTGCGGGTCCCGCCGGCGGTCGGCCGTCTGGAAGCACTTCTACCTGTCGCCCCTGGACAGCTCCAAGGCCGTGTGCGTCCACTGCATGAACGAGTTCAGCCGCGGCAAGAACGGGAAGGACCTGGGCACCAGCTGCCTCATCAGGCACATGTGGCGGGCGCACCGCGCCATCGTGCTGCGGGAGAGCGGCGGCCCCGCTGCGCCTTCCCCCGGCCCCGCGCCGCCCCTGgggcccgcccgcccgccgccagACGCGGAGTCCGGCCCCCTGCCGGTGTCTCCGGGGAGGGCGCTCCAGGACCCCGCCTCCGCAGCCTCCTCTCCCGACCGGCCGGCGGAGGAGCCGCACGCGCTCTGGGGCCCCGGGGGCGCGGCGTCCCCCTCCTCCGACGCAGGCGAGGCCTCGTGGGGGTCATCTCCCGAGACGCAGCTGGGCGGCGCGCCGAGCCCTCGGCCGCGGGAGCCGGGCGCCGTGTTCCAGCAGAACAAGAAGGTGATGAAGAGGCTGAAGTCGGAGGTGTGGCACCACTTCTCGCTGGCGCCCGCGGACAGCCTCAAGGCCCTGTGCAGGCACTGCGGCTGCGCCATCAGCCGGGGCAAGCGGGGCGACGTGGGCACCAGCTGCCTCATGCGGCACCTCCACAGGCGCCACCCCGAGGTGGCCGGGGCCCAGAAGGGCTTCCTGGGGGCTGGCCTGGCCAGCTCACCCTATGCCACCCTGGCTTCCGCTGAAATGTCCTCCTCCCGGTTGACCAGCCTGCCGACCGTGGGCACCAAGAACCATCAAGCTGCGTTTCCCGTCAACAGCAAGAAGACCTCCAAGCTGTGGGACCACTTCTCTACCTGCTCCGCAGACCCCACGAAGGTCGCCTGCCTGCACTGCGGCCGGACCATCAGCCGGGGCAAGAAGCCCACGAACCTGGGCACCAGCTGTCTTCTGCGGCACCTGCAGCGCTTCCACGGGGGCGTGCTGAAGCCCGAGGGCGCCCGGGctgccccaccctcccctcctggcGCCCAGGCGCCCCTGGGCCCACCGTCGGCAGGCGCCGCTGCCTCTGACGACGGCAGTGAGAAGTTTTACGATTCTCACCCTGTTGCTAAGAAAATCACAAGTCTCATTGCTGAGATGATTGCCCTTGACCTCCAGCCGTACTCACTGGTGGACAATGTTGGCTTCAACAGGCTGCTGGCATACTTGAAACCTCAGTACTCCCTGCCCCCACCGGCCTACTTCTCCCGGACGGCCATCCCGGGCATGTACGAGGACGTGAAGCACGTCATCATGGCGCACCTGCAGGAGGCCGAGAGCGGCGTGGTCCACTTCACGTCGGGCATCTGGATGAGCAGCCAGACGCGGGAGTACCTGACCCTCACGGCCCACTGGGTCACCTTCGAGCCCGCGGCCCGGCCGCACTGTGAGGACCACCACTGCTCAGCGCTGCTGGACGTGTCGCAAGTGGACTGCGACTACAGCGGCAGCAGCATCCAGAAGCAGCTGGAGTGTTGGTGGGAGGCCTGGGTGACGTCCTCCGGCCTGCAGGTGGGCATCACCGTCACCGACAACCCCAGCATCGGGAAGACGCTGAACGAGGGGGCGCGCTCCAGCGTGCCCTGCTTCAGCCACACTGTCAACCTCATCGTCAGCGAGGCCATCAAGAGCCAGAGAATGGTCCAGAACCTGCTGAGCACCGCCCGGAAGATCTGCGAGCGGGTGCAGCGCTCGCCCCGTGCCAAGGCCAGGCTGGCGGAGCTGCAGCGGGAGTACGGGCTGCCGCCCCACCACCTGCTGCAGGACGTGCCGTCCAGGTGGGGCACGTCCTTCCACATGCTGGAGCGGCTGCTGGAGCAGAAGCGGGCGGTGAACGCGCTGTCCGTCGAGTGTGGCTTCCGGGAGCTGCTGAGCTGCGACCAGTGGGAGGTGATGCAGTCCGTGTGCCACGCCCTGAAGCCCTTCGCCGCCGCCAGCCGGGAGATGAGTGCGCACGTGTCCACGCTGAGCCAGGTCATCCCCATGATCCACATCCTCACCCGCAG encodes:
- the ZBED4 gene encoding zinc finger BED domain-containing protein 4, with amino-acid sequence MESRREPRPQGAGDSENTNSKIEEDDSQTPDHSVQRMDVGSQLEDGRQAGRGQEQAEGGGVGCAGQPAGRRASPEPEDDYGALLAQYSSTLYSVAMEAVTQSLLAGRGLGSRKKSPAWKHFFISPRDSTKAVCTYCMKEFSRGKNEKDLSTSCLMRHVRRAHPSALAADPASAPRPVPADAGAAAKGLAPPQAMEDAGSAVSSEEAASDALASERYGREEGPAGPPPHARALRCSEPAESGAEKSLSLPRSGCGSRRRSAVWKHFYLSPLDSSKAVCVHCMNEFSRGKNGKDLGTSCLIRHMWRAHRAIVLRESGGPAAPSPGPAPPLGPARPPPDAESGPLPVSPGRALQDPASAASSPDRPAEEPHALWGPGGAASPSSDAGEASWGSSPETQLGGAPSPRPREPGAVFQQNKKVMKRLKSEVWHHFSLAPADSLKALCRHCGCAISRGKRGDVGTSCLMRHLHRRHPEVAGAQKGFLGAGLASSPYATLASAEMSSSRLTSLPTVGTKNHQAAFPVNSKKTSKLWDHFSTCSADPTKVACLHCGRTISRGKKPTNLGTSCLLRHLQRFHGGVLKPEGARAAPPSPPGAQAPLGPPSAGAAASDDGSEKFYDSHPVAKKITSLIAEMIALDLQPYSLVDNVGFNRLLAYLKPQYSLPPPAYFSRTAIPGMYEDVKHVIMAHLQEAESGVVHFTSGIWMSSQTREYLTLTAHWVTFEPAARPHCEDHHCSALLDVSQVDCDYSGSSIQKQLECWWEAWVTSSGLQVGITVTDNPSIGKTLNEGARSSVPCFSHTVNLIVSEAIKSQRMVQNLLSTARKICERVQRSPRAKARLAELQREYGLPPHHLLQDVPSRWGTSFHMLERLLEQKRAVNALSVECGFRELLSCDQWEVMQSVCHALKPFAAASREMSAHVSTLSQVIPMIHILTRRVEMLFQETMGIDTMLRALREAMVSRLSATLHDPRYVRATLLDPRYKASLFSEEEAEQCKQDLIRELETLDPTSEPAPVPSGCEPGSPPRDCAGEESLWALMAKLKKSERGGRPKVPEDMVLAYLEEEVLEHSCNPLAYWSLKRATWPGLSALAVRFLGCPPSIVPSERLFSTPPENGSFGQSRLLMEHFEKLIFLKVNLPLICFQY